A DNA window from Pseudorasbora parva isolate DD20220531a chromosome 5, ASM2467924v1, whole genome shotgun sequence contains the following coding sequences:
- the tmem198aa gene encoding transmembrane protein 198-B yields MTSTAQILAFKLSPPSQDGSPERLFNCDEDIERRYEVVPSVVCSMCCLFGIIYCFFGYRCFKAVMFLTGLMFGSIIIFMLCYKERVMDTQLSVEASVGIGLGIGTLCGLVTMLVRSVGLFMVGLLLGLLVALASLVVLEEFYHPRTVWLPLGVLLGSGMLFAVLTLQWQRCFTTLSTAVFGSAVVTVTVDYFVELFALTRYIYERVKVDPPRHVCWFTWVVMGVWPVLALLGVLIQWKVTAEGYSHTEVFISHQQRRVQLMRIRQKEERKECRKKKKKKTQKQPPQQQKYHHPLQTNPHPPNPPPKLQPPEPTHRRKPNTIRRFDGDVLSPSYIQNFRDRRTDRRGYSHGRLISGSHVVDLDYDYGSQVPLTAHTGPAVRG; encoded by the exons ATGACGTCCACTGCCCAGATTCTGGCCTTTAAGCTCTCCCCACCCTCTCAGGATGGCAGTCCAGAGCGTCTGTTCAACTGTGATGAGGACATCGAACGGCGCTATGAGGTGGTCCCGTCTGTCGTCTGCTCCATGTGTTGCCTCTTTGGCATCATCTACTGCTTCTTCG GGTACCGCTGCTTTAAGGCCGTAATGTTCCTCACGGGTCTAATGTTTGGttccatcatcatcttcatgcTCTGCTATAAGGAGAGGGTCATGGATACTCAACTAAGTGTGGAGGCCAGTGTGGGCATCGGCCTGGGCATTGGGACGTTGTGCGGTTTGGTCACTATGCTGGTCCGCAGCGTGGGGCTTTTCATGGTCGGACTTCTCTTGGGTTTACTGGTCGCCCTCGCCTCTCTGGTGGTTCTGGAGGAGTTTTACCACCCGAGGACAGTGTGGCTTCCCCTGGGTGTGCTGCTGGGTTCGGGCATGCTGTTCGCTGTGCTCACGTTGCAGTGGCAGCGCTGTTTCACCACCCTCTCCACCGCCGTCTTCGGATCAGCTGTGGTGACTGTGACTGTGGATTATTTTGTCGAGCTCTTCGCTCTGACACGGTATATCTACGAGAGGGTGAAGGTTGATCCACCTCGCCACGTGTGTTGGTTCACGTGGGTGGTCATGGGAGTTTGGCCTGTGCTGGCGCTGCTGGGTGTTCTTATTCAGTGGAAGGTCACAGCTGAAGGATATTCACACACAGAAG TCTTCATCAGTCACCAGCAGAGACGTGTGCAGTTAATGCGAATTCGCCAAAAGGAAGAGAGAAAGGAGtgcagaaagaaaaagaagaaaaagacaCAGAAACAGCCGCCACAGCAACAGAAGTACCACCATCCCCTTCAGACCAACCCTCATCCCCCCAACCCTCCACCCAAACTCCAGCCCCCAGAGCCCACCCACCGCCGGAAACCCAACACCATTCGCCGCTTCGATGGAGATGTACTTTCTCCC AGTTACATCCAGAACTTCCGTGACAGACGTACGGACAGGAGGGGCTACTCTCATGGCAGGTTGATTAGCGGCTCACATGTTGTAGATTTGGACTACGACTACGGCTCCCAAGTGCCCCTAACAGCCCATACAGGCCCCGCAGTGAGAGGTTGA
- the desma gene encoding desmin a isoform X1, with the protein MSKAYSTSAETASSYRRTFGSGVGSSIFSGRGSAGSTRMSSRVYEVSKSSASPIFSSHRASSSAYGGGSVARSYAGLGEKLDFNLADAMNQDFLNTRTNEKAELQHLNDRFATYIEKVRFLEQQNQALSVEIERMRGREPTRIAEMYEEEMRELRRQVEALTNQRSRVEVERDNLADDLQKLKQRLQEEIHQKEEAENNLSAFRADVDAATLSRLDLERRIEGLHEEIAFLKKVHEEEIRELQTQMQESQVQIQMDMSKPDLTAALRDIRLQYEGIAAKNIAEAEEWYKSKVSDLSQAVNKNNDALRQAKLETMEFRHQIQSYTCEIDSLKGTNESLMRQMREMEERLGREAGGYQDTITRLENEIAKMKDEMARHLREYQDLLNVKMALDVEIATYRKLLEGEESRISLPVQTYSSLNFRETSPEQHHQQQQRGSEVHSKKTVLIKTIETRDGETRTTNVSKGMNALSAQCVVSESTQHQQDIM; encoded by the exons ATGAGCAAGGCGTATTCCACTTCTGCTGAGACGGCTTCTTCTTACCGTCGTACCTTCGGCTCTGGTGTGGGCTCCTCCATTTTCTCTGGCCGTGGTTCTGCTGGGTCCACTCGTATGTCCTCCAGAGTTTATGAGGTGAGCAAGAGCTCCGCTTCTCCCATTTTTTCCAGCCACCGCGCATCCAGCTCCGCCTACGGTGGTGGCTCAGTGGCCCGTTCCTATGCCGGTCTTGGTGAGAAGCTGGACTTCAATCTGGCCGATGCCATGAACCAGGACTTCCTCAATACACGCACTAATGAGAAGGCAGAGCTGCAACATCTCAATGACCGTTTTGCCACCTACATCGAGAAGGTGCGCTTCCTGGAGCAGCAGAACCAGGCCTTGTCAGTGGAGATTGAGCGTATGCGGGGCCGCGAGCCCACGCGTATTGCAGAGATGTACGAGGAGGAGATGAGGGAGCTCCGCAGACAGGTGGAGgcactgaccaatcagaggtcTCGTGTTGAGGTAGAGAGAGACAACCTGGCCGATGACCTACAGAAACTAAAACAGAG ACTTCAAGAGGAGATCCACCAGAAAGAAGAAGCTGAGAACAACCTCTCTGCTTTTAGAGCT GATGTAGATGCTGCCACTCTGTCCAGGCTGGACCTGGAAAGACGTATTGAGGGTCTTCATGAAGAGATTGCATTCCTCAAGAAGGTCCACGAGGAG GAGATCCGTGAACTGCAAACCCAGATGCAGGAAAGTCAGGTGCAGATCCAAATGGACATGTCCAAGCCTGACCTGACTGCCGCCCTCAGGGACATCCGCCTGCAGTACGAGGGTATTGCTGCCAAGAATATTGCCGAGGCTGAGGAATGGTATAAGTCTAAG GTGTCAGATCTGAGCCAGGCGGTAAACAAGAATAATGATGCTCTGAGACAAGCCAAGCTGGAGACCATGGAGTTCCGTCACCAGATCCAGTCCTACACCTGTGAGATCGACTCTCTCAAGGGCACC AATGAGTCTCTGATGAGGCAAATGAGGGAGATGGAGGAGCGGCTGGGTCGTGAGGCCGGTGGTTATCAGGACACCATTACCCGCCTTGAGAATGAGATCGCAAAAATGAAAGATGAGATGGCTCGCCATCTCCGCGAGTACCAGGATCTGCTGAATGTTAAGATGGCATTGGATGTGGAGATCGCCACCTACAGGAAGCTTCTGGAAGGAGAGGAGAGCAG GATCTCGCTGCCTGTGCAGACCTATTCTTCCTTGAATTTCAGAG AGACCAGCCCAGAGCAGCACCACCAGCAACAACAGCGCGGGTCTGAAGTCCACTCGAAGAAAACAGTTCTGATCAAGACCATTGAGACCCGAGATGGCGAG ACTAGGACAACTAACGTTAGTAAGGGCATGAACGCCCTCAGTGCTCAGTGT GTCGTCAGCGAGTCCACACAGCACCAGCAGGACATCATGTAA
- the desma gene encoding desmin a isoform X2 produces the protein MSKAYSTSAETASSYRRTFGSGVGSSIFSGRGSAGSTRMSSRVYEVSKSSASPIFSSHRASSSAYGGGSVARSYAGLGEKLDFNLADAMNQDFLNTRTNEKAELQHLNDRFATYIEKVRFLEQQNQALSVEIERMRGREPTRIAEMYEEEMRELRRQVEALTNQRSRVEVERDNLADDLQKLKQRLQEEIHQKEEAENNLSAFRADVDAATLSRLDLERRIEGLHEEIAFLKKVHEEEIRELQTQMQESQVQIQMDMSKPDLTAALRDIRLQYEGIAAKNIAEAEEWYKSKVSDLSQAVNKNNDALRQAKLETMEFRHQIQSYTCEIDSLKGTNESLMRQMREMEERLGREAGGYQDTITRLENEIAKMKDEMARHLREYQDLLNVKMALDVEIATYRKLLEGEESRISLPVQTYSSLNFRETSPEQHHQQQQRGSEVHSKKTVLIKTIETRDGEVVSESTQHQQDIM, from the exons ATGAGCAAGGCGTATTCCACTTCTGCTGAGACGGCTTCTTCTTACCGTCGTACCTTCGGCTCTGGTGTGGGCTCCTCCATTTTCTCTGGCCGTGGTTCTGCTGGGTCCACTCGTATGTCCTCCAGAGTTTATGAGGTGAGCAAGAGCTCCGCTTCTCCCATTTTTTCCAGCCACCGCGCATCCAGCTCCGCCTACGGTGGTGGCTCAGTGGCCCGTTCCTATGCCGGTCTTGGTGAGAAGCTGGACTTCAATCTGGCCGATGCCATGAACCAGGACTTCCTCAATACACGCACTAATGAGAAGGCAGAGCTGCAACATCTCAATGACCGTTTTGCCACCTACATCGAGAAGGTGCGCTTCCTGGAGCAGCAGAACCAGGCCTTGTCAGTGGAGATTGAGCGTATGCGGGGCCGCGAGCCCACGCGTATTGCAGAGATGTACGAGGAGGAGATGAGGGAGCTCCGCAGACAGGTGGAGgcactgaccaatcagaggtcTCGTGTTGAGGTAGAGAGAGACAACCTGGCCGATGACCTACAGAAACTAAAACAGAG ACTTCAAGAGGAGATCCACCAGAAAGAAGAAGCTGAGAACAACCTCTCTGCTTTTAGAGCT GATGTAGATGCTGCCACTCTGTCCAGGCTGGACCTGGAAAGACGTATTGAGGGTCTTCATGAAGAGATTGCATTCCTCAAGAAGGTCCACGAGGAG GAGATCCGTGAACTGCAAACCCAGATGCAGGAAAGTCAGGTGCAGATCCAAATGGACATGTCCAAGCCTGACCTGACTGCCGCCCTCAGGGACATCCGCCTGCAGTACGAGGGTATTGCTGCCAAGAATATTGCCGAGGCTGAGGAATGGTATAAGTCTAAG GTGTCAGATCTGAGCCAGGCGGTAAACAAGAATAATGATGCTCTGAGACAAGCCAAGCTGGAGACCATGGAGTTCCGTCACCAGATCCAGTCCTACACCTGTGAGATCGACTCTCTCAAGGGCACC AATGAGTCTCTGATGAGGCAAATGAGGGAGATGGAGGAGCGGCTGGGTCGTGAGGCCGGTGGTTATCAGGACACCATTACCCGCCTTGAGAATGAGATCGCAAAAATGAAAGATGAGATGGCTCGCCATCTCCGCGAGTACCAGGATCTGCTGAATGTTAAGATGGCATTGGATGTGGAGATCGCCACCTACAGGAAGCTTCTGGAAGGAGAGGAGAGCAG GATCTCGCTGCCTGTGCAGACCTATTCTTCCTTGAATTTCAGAG AGACCAGCCCAGAGCAGCACCACCAGCAACAACAGCGCGGGTCTGAAGTCCACTCGAAGAAAACAGTTCTGATCAAGACCATTGAGACCCGAGATGGCGAG GTCGTCAGCGAGTCCACACAGCACCAGCAGGACATCATGTAA